The stretch of DNA ATGAATACTTAAACTCTTTTTCTATcattctattattattattatatatttttcttcataacctaagatcaaataaaatgatagatttttatctaattaaatttatttataataattcgTAGTAAACAGCAAGTCATTGGTTTTAAAGTCTTTGTCATTGAAGTGACAACTATTGGATGGATGTTTATGTTCAATTATCGATCACCTATTTGTAATTGTGAAAATGCTCACATGATTTTATTATCTATTTTATTTAGTCATTGATGTTCATGGAGAAGAATGTGGCTCAGTAAGTTGGAGCGAAGTAAGTTCATGCttggtatatatatttatagttTTGTGTAATGGTAAGTAGGTGCTTGgtatatttcttttttaaaaaaaggttggtgcttgatatatatttatattttatatttttagattatgtttatataatatatgtagTTTGTAGGTACCCTAATGCACACAACAAAGTAATGCATCCCCCAAGTGTAAGCTCCAAAGGTCTCGTGGTCTCAAGTGTAAGCTCCAAAACTCCACAAgacaaattaatttttttttgcttggatacatttttatatttagattggcatgatatgttatgaagTCATCTTGACTTTAAAAACCTGATGCTAAAGACTCAGAGTGTGTATGTTGTTTGCTCAtatgttatttaattgaattctgATTTTGTCATTTTCTTTGATCAACTTTTAGATGCATGTGATTTCATTAGTTTATATCCTAAGTTAGTCATATGAGACAATTCATTGTGATTTCCCCTTTCTCAAAGCAAACTTACTGGATGTGTGTATTCATGGATGTGTTTTAGTTAAATGATCTTGCAGACATAGTGATAATTGCTTTGATGTTGTATTTGCTTGCAGATGCCAGCGAGGAAGGCAATTAGGGAACTATATCTAGTGGTGTGATCGGAATGTATGTTGTGAGCTCATTCTCGCCAGCAGATGTACACCAGGGCCACTAACACCTCGTTGTCATAATTAGAGAGAGTTTTAATTAGTTCCTCGATTCAGATTTATGTTTCTTCTAGCTTAGATTTTATTTCTCGAGAACGTTGTGTTGTACTTTACTACAACGTTGTTTCTGTGTAAgcttatgaaattgttatatttcggtttatttataatttattagaaatatgctttaatttataatatttatgtaCATACTACACACTATGTCATGATTTGGTAAGTTATTGCCTCACCAACTAGCTAATCAGACGCAAGCCCCTCCTCGGGCGGATTCCTCCTTTTGCtcaatgaattttttaaaaaatatttatcggGATTTTGTATCCCTTCCCGACCCGATCCCGAACATTCGGGATCCCGAACATTCGGGTCCCGATATTTGCCGGGTACGGGATCGGGAATCTTTTTTTATTCCCAATTCTTATCGGGACGGGGATCGGGTTAGGGGGTTACGGGACGGGTCCCTACCCGATCCCAGCCCtattgctgatgtccccgtcgcccagtactgtggttacacgtagatggatccatcgaccttcagctgatacgaaagtcacaaacCCCTCGGAGAAGCACAACTTTTTTTCCCCACGAATGCGTCTCTATACCCCAAAATTTAACTCATCTTTTCTTTAATATATCTCAAATTACTAAAGTATCCCTTTTTTCCCTCTAACTTCTCATATTTCATTGAtgatcaaatattattaaattagaaTATATCTCTAGTAAGactgtctcacgaatctttattcgtgagataAGTCAATCATGtccatatttttaataaaaataatatttttcattgacaactcaaataaaatattcgtcTAACAGAATTGACTCATAAGATCGTCTCAAATTCATTTTTCTGATTAAATTATCCATATAAATTTTAGTCATAATACTATGGTGCATttataattaaagaaaaagatatgaaattaagctttcaatcaaataaaaaataatattatcacTCCATTTATATAAGtttgataccccatggatgggccttggctcatccctagcccaaaaAGAAGACccagatggaagacatggatgAGCCCACTAATCTTGGCTCATCCCGAGCCCACTAATCTTGActcatccctagcccaaatggaagacaagctcatcaagggcccatgtatcttcctataaataccaggtttgattgTTCAGttattcattcactatattgttttcagcagcacccttagctgctccccccatatatcctcagtctctgacttgagcgtcggaggggctacgccaggacaccctcctggccccctcctaacgatcttatttgtgatttcaggctcagggtaatttcaaagcccgcgtctggactagtgatactttctggaatcggaccctaaatttcccgtgaatatcacttggcgccgtctgtgggaatctttgagttgagacgtagagatggtagggaggAGAGGGAGTGGAAGAGCcacctcagcatcatcgcgtcctcggAGGGGACCCGAACCATCTCACGCTGAGGCGGGACAGGAACAACCGCATCTTGAGACGAGacatgaacaacctcgtcaagagacaaGAACTGAGCAGCCCATTCACGAGATGAGGGTCGAGCAAACacgtcccaatgagaatgtggggaacttgaccctggaacagctgggccaatttatcacccgAACTGTGGATGAGGCCATGAAGCGGAATCAAGAATCTATATTTGTAGAGGAACAGGCCACCCGGCAAGAGAGTGAGGAAAATGTTGAAGTCCACCAGAGCAGGGTTGAAGAGACGCAACCCCCTCAAAGTGGAGAGATTAGTGAGATGGGGGAGATGTGGAAGGAGATACGGAGATTGAGGAAGCAGGTAGGAAGTAGGGCGCCGATACCCAAGAGAGGAAGTTCCTTTTCACTAGCCATTTTAGAAGGacttcctccaaattttcgacagtcgaatgtgggagagtacgatggacatactggcctcgaggaacacttggggagatttgagaatgcggccctgttacatcaatattcagatggagtcaggtgcagggtgttcctgggcacgttggtgaggtcagcccagcaatggtttaataccCTGCAATCCAACTCCATACAGTCTTTCGAAGATTTTGCTACAGCTTTCTTGCACAGATTtgccagcagcaagaggcaTCAGAAGAATTATTTGAGCATGTTTGTGATGAAACAACAAGAGGCTGAAACCTTGCGGGAGTTTGTCCAGCGCTTCAACAGCGCAAcgctggaaataccagcggctacccccGACATCATGATAAGCGCCTTTACCCAAGGGCTGAGGGGGGGAGAATTCTTCAAAtcgctggtcaagaagcctccgtcgAGCTATGATGACTTGTTAGCTCGggcggaaaaatatgtaaacttggaagatgcccaacggtaTAGAAGGATGGAAAACCGACACGGGGGGAGTAGGGTGGAGGGAGCTGAGAGGGGCGGCAAGAAGAGAGGTGCAGGTGAGAGGGAGGAGGACAGAACCAGAAgtagaggacaattctcatcacatgttcTTCTGAATAGGGGTCGTGATAAGGTGATGGAGGTAAGGGAGTCAGGGGAGAGGGATGAGAAGTCGCAGAGGGTTGAGAGCAGTACTCGACCTCCGCCGCGAGGTAGACAAGAAGGATCCTCGTCTAGGAGTGAACTGAGATCTCGCCCATCTTCTAGGCGGGGTCGAGGCCCTCCGTGGATACATCAGAGGATCGAGGAGCCGAGGAGAGAAGGTCGAGGTCAGGATGTTCCCCGGGAGCCCGCcgaaccgaggaggggaacAAATGAGGATAatcaccctacgagaggaatgattcatatgatctcgggaagtgctactgatggagattCCGGGCGAGCGAGAAAGGCGCATGGCAGGAGGTtggagaattttgaaatatctaggGGTGCGGACTTACCCCAGGATCCTGTCATCAGTTTTGGACCAGATGACCTCCGAGGCATTGTGGCTcctcataacgatgccttggtggtaacGGCCACTGTTGCCAATTACGATGTGGCACGaatctttattgataatggaagttCTGTTAATATCTTTTTCAAGAGCACTCTGGATCAGATGAAGGTGGAGGGATTTGAGTTCGAGCCAATCTTTACTCCTCTCCATGGATTTGCAGGACATGCCATCCCGTCGCTCGGTCAGATTGTCCTTCCTTTATCTTTGGGACATGAGCCTCGGCGGATAACAAAGATGACGACATTTACTGTGGTGGACACCCCATCTGCGTACAATGGAATTCTGGGGCGACCAGCCCTAAAGGATTTCAGAGCTGTAGCGTCCACGTATCATCAGAAGTTGAAGTTTCCTGTAGGGAAGGAGGTTGGAGTCTTATGCGGGGACTAGAGGGTTACGCGTCGGTGTTATGAGGGGATAGTGAAAGAAGAGGGGAAGAGGGCACGTGTGGAGGTCAATATGATTAGAAGGGGACGAAGCGGGTTGCCCGTAGTAGTAAGGGAGGTTCATGAAGTGGAGGATGAGAAGCCGGAGATCGTGACATTGGGGCCCGACAAGAAGACGCTAAGAATAGCCCCTGACCTTGACCCGGAGGTCAGAGATGAACTCATTACTTTTTTACAGGCCAATCTCAGCGTGTTCGCTTGGTCAGCTCAAGAACTCACTGGGGCAGCCCCGGATGTGGCGGAGCATCGGTTGAACATCTTGCCCAATGCTCGCCCTGTAAAGCAGAAAAAAAGACACTTCGGGCCCGAGAAAGATATAGTTATAAAGAAGGAGGTGGGAGAGTTGCTCAACGCTGGGCACATTCGGGAAGTACAATTTCCTACTTGGCTCTCAAATGTCGTTCTTGTTCCGAAGAGTTCAGGGAAATGGAGGATGTGTGTGGATTTCAGAGACCTTAATAAGGCATGCCCTAAAGATTGTTATCCTCTACCTCGGATAGATCAGTTGGTGGACTCCACAGCGGGACATCAATATTTGTGTATGTTGGATGCTTACCaaggatatcatcaaattcc from Primulina tabacum isolate GXHZ01 chromosome 3, ASM2559414v2, whole genome shotgun sequence encodes:
- the LOC142538781 gene encoding uncharacterized protein LOC142538781 is translated as MKRNQESIFVEEQATRQESEENVEVHQSRVEETQPPQSGEISEMGEMWKEIRRLRKQSFEDFATAFLHRFASSKRHQKNYLSMFVMKQQEAETLREFVQRFNSATLEIPAATPDIMISAFTQGLRGGEFFKSLVKKPPSSYDDLLARAEKYVNLEDAQRYRRMENRHGGSRVEGAERGGKKRGAGEREEDRTRSRGQFSSHVLLNRGRDKVMEVRESGERDEKSQRVESSTRPPPRGRQEGSSSRSELRSRPSSRRGRGPPWIHQRIEEPRREGRDSGRARKAHGRRLENFEISRGADLPQDPVISFGPDDLRGIVAPHNDALVVTATVANYDVARIFIDNGSSVNIFFKSTLDQMKVEGFEFEPIFTPLHGFAGHAIPSLGQIVLPLSLGHEPRRITKMTTFTVVDTPSAYNGILGRPALKDFRAVASTYHQKLKFPVGKEVGVLCGD